One Thermoplasma volcanium GSS1 genomic window carries:
- a CDS encoding 60S ribosomal export protein NMD3: MKCVVCGRNEAVEHGMCSSCIYDNTNVENIGPVSLVFCPKCGSIRIGKKWYRDSYGNKLLPMLLDEVKCSDVNARISGDEKGIFFDEKNKQIILPVTIKRSNMKDKIQNVAIPYSVTYISCPTCNKITGSYFEATIQLRTVSTKYDNILESVLESIEAIVEKRKKEDAESFISKVEKKPEGIDIYLGKRTDGDVVSSFVLDHFFSSIIVTKTLAGVKDGKKFFRFTYSLRILDAKEGSLLSVNRKKYILTAIRNRHIDVIDVETEDKTRINRNTFFVNDGKIVTKEPQMRKFIVVSRQGNESLLMDAQTFKMITVKGTPESDEVYLFTYKGKYFM, from the coding sequence ATGAAGTGTGTAGTTTGTGGCAGAAATGAAGCTGTTGAGCATGGCATGTGCAGCAGTTGCATTTATGATAACACAAACGTTGAAAATATCGGCCCAGTCAGCTTGGTATTCTGCCCAAAGTGTGGATCTATACGCATAGGTAAAAAATGGTACAGGGATAGCTACGGCAATAAGCTGTTGCCGATGCTGCTTGATGAAGTTAAATGCAGCGACGTTAATGCCCGGATTTCAGGCGATGAAAAGGGCATATTCTTCGATGAAAAGAATAAGCAGATAATACTTCCGGTTACAATAAAAAGAAGCAATATGAAGGACAAAATTCAAAATGTAGCTATTCCTTATTCCGTTACTTACATAAGCTGCCCAACTTGCAACAAGATAACTGGTTCATATTTTGAAGCTACAATACAGTTAAGGACAGTAAGCACAAAGTATGATAATATACTAGAATCAGTCCTTGAAAGTATCGAAGCTATTGTCGAGAAAAGAAAGAAGGAAGATGCTGAATCTTTTATTTCAAAGGTGGAAAAAAAGCCTGAAGGGATTGACATATATTTAGGCAAGAGGACTGACGGCGATGTAGTTTCATCCTTTGTCCTAGATCATTTCTTTTCAAGCATAATAGTTACGAAAACGTTGGCTGGAGTAAAGGATGGAAAGAAGTTCTTCAGATTCACGTATTCGTTGAGGATACTTGATGCTAAGGAGGGATCGCTCCTTTCTGTAAACAGGAAGAAGTATATACTTACCGCCATAAGGAATAGGCACATAGATGTGATTGACGTAGAAACAGAAGATAAGACAAGGATAAACAGAAACACGTTCTTTGTAAACGATGGAAAGATCGTCACCAAAGAACCACAAATGAGAAAATTCATAGTTGTCTCAAGGCAGGGAAATGAAAGCCTCCTGATGGATGCACAGACTTTTAAGATGATCACGGTCAAAGGCACTCCAGAGTCTGATGAAGTCTATTTATTCACATACAAAGGAAAATACTTCATGTGA
- a CDS encoding DUF72 domain-containing protein has translation MVKFFIGCSGWFYLHWKGRFYPEDIHTKYWFRYYSSRFNTVELNSTFYRFPSDKTALGWYNSSPENFTYSLKINRSITHIKRLRDTDEEILKFYNVAGKLKEKLGCLLFQFPPSFKYSEENVSLIAKIPLSKYCRVLEFRHKSWFDKKILSSLVDNGFHIATVSSKDLPFLLIQDVIIYMRMHGDTNGYATDYPLEKLKDMLNRIIDLSPDYAYIYFNNDYNGYAPKNAEEIKSLLLSKT, from the coding sequence ATGGTAAAATTTTTTATAGGCTGTTCTGGATGGTTCTATCTTCACTGGAAAGGCAGGTTTTATCCTGAAGATATACATACGAAGTATTGGTTCCGTTATTACTCGTCTCGATTTAATACTGTAGAACTTAATTCAACATTCTATCGTTTTCCTTCGGATAAAACAGCTTTGGGTTGGTATAATTCATCACCGGAAAATTTCACCTACAGTTTAAAGATAAATAGATCCATCACCCACATTAAAAGACTTAGGGATACCGATGAAGAAATATTGAAATTCTACAACGTAGCAGGAAAGCTTAAAGAAAAATTAGGATGCTTATTGTTCCAGTTTCCGCCCTCATTTAAATATAGCGAAGAGAACGTATCACTCATTGCGAAAATCCCATTATCCAAATATTGCAGGGTATTGGAATTCAGGCACAAAAGTTGGTTCGATAAAAAAATATTATCTTCATTGGTAGATAATGGATTCCACATAGCAACGGTAAGTTCGAAAGATTTGCCGTTCCTATTGATCCAAGATGTTATCATATATATGAGAATGCATGGGGATACAAACGGATATGCTACGGATTATCCTTTAGAAAAACTGAAGGATATGCTCAATAGGATCATCGATTTATCGCCAGATTATGCTTACATTTACTTCAACAATGATTACAATGGTTATGCGCCAAAAAATGCAGAAGAGATTAAATCTCTCCTCCTTTCGAAAACTTGA
- a CDS encoding NAD(P)/FAD-dependent oxidoreductase yields MAKKIVIIGAGAGGGISLSKLRRVLKDEDVDITIIDKLGRTDFQPSYIFLSIGQKRVKDLSRDFNLLNGGHVKTVKDEVVSVDAQNRIVNTLKGKYSYDYLIMSPGPDIKKDSFEGIEATDSVWTLEDSLKLRAKIKEFNGGKILISVSSQWYKCPPVPWEMALLLDDYFRKKNMRDKVEITVAHPVSKPMEMYGPGLSDPFAKMLEKRSIGGLYGKKLLGIDASKKEAVFEDDDRLRFDLSIVAPPHSPPSFIKDNEYLRSKNGWASTNLKDFRNPKYDDIFAIGDVIAPTIQIGMAGVLAHFQADTASSAIAEDIIGYPFIDYNKNAVCIIATGSSGVFSYCDLSAKLTDPSVKFPECRMIGNDPLFRFAHDLYEVNFLSSIYGNR; encoded by the coding sequence ATGGCGAAAAAAATAGTCATAATAGGGGCTGGAGCTGGGGGCGGAATTTCTCTTAGTAAACTTAGGCGAGTGTTGAAAGACGAAGATGTTGATATAACTATAATCGATAAATTGGGAAGAACAGATTTCCAGCCGTCTTACATTTTCTTATCAATAGGTCAGAAAAGAGTAAAAGATTTATCTAGAGACTTTAACCTTCTAAATGGTGGGCATGTAAAAACAGTAAAGGATGAAGTTGTATCTGTTGATGCACAAAACAGGATCGTAAATACTTTAAAAGGCAAATATAGTTATGATTATCTTATTATGTCTCCGGGCCCAGATATAAAAAAAGATTCCTTTGAAGGCATAGAAGCTACAGATAGCGTATGGACATTGGAAGATTCCCTTAAGCTGAGAGCCAAAATAAAAGAGTTCAACGGAGGAAAGATACTCATAAGCGTGTCCTCACAATGGTACAAGTGTCCGCCAGTGCCTTGGGAGATGGCCCTATTGCTTGATGATTACTTTAGAAAAAAGAACATGAGGGATAAGGTTGAGATAACCGTTGCTCATCCTGTATCTAAACCCATGGAGATGTATGGGCCTGGATTGTCTGATCCATTTGCAAAAATGTTGGAAAAAAGATCGATCGGTGGATTATATGGAAAGAAACTTTTAGGAATTGATGCTTCAAAAAAGGAAGCTGTCTTTGAAGATGACGATAGGTTGAGATTTGATCTTTCAATAGTTGCTCCTCCACATTCACCACCATCATTCATAAAAGATAACGAATATCTCAGATCAAAAAATGGATGGGCTTCAACCAATTTAAAGGATTTTAGAAACCCGAAATACGATGACATTTTCGCAATCGGTGATGTAATAGCTCCTACTATACAAATAGGTATGGCAGGTGTACTTGCCCATTTTCAGGCAGATACAGCTTCCTCTGCTATAGCTGAGGATATAATTGGTTATCCATTTATAGACTACAATAAGAATGCCGTGTGTATAATAGCGACAGGCAGTTCTGGGGTATTTTCGTATTGTGATCTTTCAGCCAAATTAACAGATCCAAGCGTAAAGTTTCCGGAGTGTAGGATGATAGGGAACGATCCTCTTTTCAGATTCGCTCATGATTTATATGAAGTGAATTTCCTTTCGTCCATATATGGCAATAGGTGA
- a CDS encoding arginine deiminase family protein: MRARSEWSPLREVMIHRPSIEIEYAMLAPRPFLFERVFSVKKAIEEHIRLEEILRENGIKVYRLEEEIIKKADYDANFRELLLNYVRSIVHFYGRIEDIRRAENEFAENIRQIDSKTLLDYLILEPSIDLKNDYENSGNYPTVYSNIPLANLYFMRDQQAVADSGVIIGNMKREQRKSESDITSFVLLNVFGETDAFKMPQNAHFEGGDFMPAGDFAFIGTGSRTDYNGAFQALSSGKIDCDEVLVVENPKYEFSQEDNMVNMHLDTYFNLAGDGIAVTSTYLAKRAKARVYGKKSRSRYEKLSETNLYEYLKEKGFNFIDLTVPEQLAYSSNFLTISDRKIISVNVESVIKRLISQRAFDKSTEEVIKTELSKIGEKIFPNRKEIKDFGIDFIDAELIELTGGYGGAHCMTATLNRN; this comes from the coding sequence ATGCGAGCACGGTCAGAGTGGTCTCCCCTCAGGGAGGTCATGATACACAGGCCATCCATAGAAATAGAGTATGCGATGCTTGCTCCGAGGCCTTTTCTATTCGAGAGAGTTTTCAGTGTAAAAAAAGCCATTGAAGAGCACATTAGGCTTGAAGAAATTTTACGGGAGAATGGAATTAAAGTATACAGGCTTGAAGAAGAAATAATAAAAAAGGCTGATTATGATGCAAATTTCAGGGAGCTTTTACTGAACTATGTCAGGTCTATAGTACATTTCTATGGCAGGATAGAGGATATAAGAAGGGCAGAAAACGAATTCGCTGAAAATATCAGGCAAATAGACAGTAAAACGCTTCTTGATTATCTCATACTTGAACCATCTATAGACCTTAAAAACGACTATGAAAACTCAGGCAATTATCCTACTGTCTACTCGAATATACCGCTGGCTAACCTCTATTTTATGAGGGATCAGCAGGCAGTAGCTGATTCCGGAGTGATAATTGGAAATATGAAGAGAGAACAGAGAAAGAGTGAATCTGATATAACCAGTTTCGTACTGCTGAACGTGTTTGGCGAAACGGACGCCTTTAAAATGCCTCAAAACGCACATTTTGAAGGGGGAGATTTCATGCCCGCAGGCGATTTCGCATTTATAGGAACTGGATCGAGGACAGATTACAATGGCGCTTTCCAGGCATTATCTTCAGGAAAAATAGACTGTGACGAGGTGCTAGTTGTTGAAAATCCAAAATACGAATTTTCTCAGGAGGACAATATGGTGAACATGCATCTGGATACTTACTTTAATTTGGCTGGCGATGGTATTGCCGTTACATCCACATATCTCGCAAAAAGGGCAAAAGCACGCGTTTACGGGAAAAAATCAAGGAGCAGATACGAAAAATTAAGCGAAACTAACCTTTACGAATACTTGAAGGAGAAGGGTTTTAATTTCATAGACCTAACAGTTCCAGAACAACTTGCCTATTCTTCCAATTTCCTAACAATAAGCGATAGAAAGATAATATCTGTTAACGTGGAAAGTGTCATAAAACGGCTAATAAGCCAGAGGGCATTTGATAAATCAACTGAAGAAGTAATAAAAACAGAACTGAGTAAAATAGGAGAAAAAATATTCCCAAATAGAAAGGAGATAAAAGATTTTGGAATAGATTTTATAGATGCAGAGTTGATAGAACTAACAGGAGGATACGGTGGAGCTCACTGCATGACTGCAACTCTCAATAGGAATTAA
- a CDS encoding YeeE/YedE family protein, with translation MISVTAYEWIGLFIGMIIGGLAEAWGISNPEVLIRLGKWEDRLFIGCIAIAIGAGAIVLYGLSALGVSFHWGIKPDYVIGVALGGIIFGTGIAISGYVPGTVWMALGEGRRDAIYAVLGGLLGAASWTLIYQTSFGHWLTTYLNFGQIYFGGKVGTDLKLGFIIAIVWAIIMFVIAYTLPRYRKGKSCAYLSTHKNYKLDAEEEKEYIETANFLMEGTSMPIGKNNLPEKVNYHWTVSSKLFGVTMLSVGIIIGLTVVLEMFLHQIFGESTTYSWIVAQIWLPAGYWQYSTIVVHTIGWEPFSDIGTLFGAFLASIFFTRRFQAFSNVIPPSWKERFGNSQIKRAAGAFSGAYLMLLGARMADGCASGHILSGDLQMAVSSLEFFIFVVIFLLLVAHIIYRR, from the coding sequence ATGATAAGTGTGACAGCATATGAGTGGATCGGCCTATTCATTGGTATGATTATTGGCGGATTGGCTGAGGCGTGGGGGATCTCTAACCCTGAAGTTCTCATCAGACTTGGAAAATGGGAAGACAGGCTATTCATCGGCTGCATCGCAATTGCAATAGGCGCAGGTGCAATAGTACTATATGGGCTTTCAGCTCTAGGAGTGTCTTTCCATTGGGGTATAAAGCCAGATTACGTGATCGGTGTTGCTCTCGGTGGGATAATATTTGGTACTGGTATAGCCATATCTGGCTACGTGCCGGGTACCGTCTGGATGGCCCTCGGTGAAGGGAGGAGAGACGCAATATACGCTGTGCTTGGTGGCCTTCTGGGTGCTGCAAGCTGGACATTGATTTATCAAACAAGTTTTGGACATTGGCTTACAACTTACCTGAACTTTGGTCAGATTTATTTCGGTGGAAAAGTCGGTACTGACTTAAAATTAGGCTTTATTATAGCGATAGTTTGGGCTATCATAATGTTCGTTATAGCATATACGCTTCCAAGGTATAGAAAAGGGAAGAGTTGTGCATACCTTTCCACACACAAAAATTATAAACTGGATGCAGAGGAAGAAAAGGAGTATATAGAGACAGCAAACTTCTTGATGGAAGGAACTTCTATGCCTATCGGTAAAAACAATTTACCAGAGAAGGTAAATTATCACTGGACAGTTTCATCAAAACTCTTCGGCGTAACTATGCTGTCTGTTGGGATCATTATAGGTCTTACCGTAGTGCTTGAGATGTTTCTGCACCAGATATTTGGAGAATCAACTACATATTCATGGATTGTTGCTCAGATATGGCTTCCGGCTGGGTACTGGCAGTACAGCACAATAGTTGTACACACCATAGGATGGGAACCATTCAGTGATATAGGTACCCTATTCGGTGCATTCCTCGCTTCAATCTTCTTCACAAGGAGATTCCAGGCTTTCAGTAATGTTATACCTCCATCTTGGAAGGAAAGATTTGGGAACAGCCAGATCAAAAGGGCTGCTGGGGCTTTTTCAGGAGCATACCTGATGCTGCTTGGTGCACGGATGGCAGACGGATGTGCCTCAGGACACATATTGAGTGGTGATTTACAGATGGCTGTGAGCAGCTTGGAGTTCTTCATATTCGTAGTAATATTCCTGCTTCTTGTTGCTCATATAATATACAGGAGGTAA